A region of the Roseiflexus sp. RS-1 genome:
ATCGTGGCGGAAGGGCGATCATCGCAGCGGATCACGACTTCCCAGTAGGTCACATCGTCACCTTCGCGCAGCGGCGGCGACGAGCGCAACTGCGCGATACCCTCATCACCATCGAGTTCCCAGACCGCCAGCGGCTCCTCGAGGAACCCCAACGACCGGATCGCTACGGCTGCATGGTCGCTGAGCCAGGCGCGTGCATCATCGATGACCGGCGCAGTGCGGCAGGTCGTCGCAAGTTCGCACAACGCAACGCTGAAGCGATCCAGATCGGCAAGATCGATGCGCACATCGACCGACCCGGTGGACACCCCTATGACTTTGAGACCATCATCGGTCCAGGAAAGCGCACTCACCGCGTGCGGACCCTCGCTTGCCAGGCGCTTCAAGGCATCAACCGTTTGTTTACCGGACATCATGGTTCCTCTCCAGGTCATCAATCCATCTTCCGTTCCGAGAAATCGCGTCCGTCGAACGTAATCAACCGCCGCTTCTCGTCCACCACCGTCTCGAGGTGCACCGGGCGCGTCCAGATACGCTGGATATTGCGCATCGTATCACGGGCATAATCCATCTTCAACTCGACCCCCTCATAGCGATGGCGCAGATAGAGTTCACCGCGATTATTGTAATTGCCATCCTCGACATAGATGAACGGTTGACCGAAATTCGTCAGGCGGAACAGGAGTTTCTCCTTGATCTCCTTGAACTCGCGCGACGCGATCTCATACATATCTGTATCACGATTGTAGCGGAATGTAAAGAGCTTCTGCTGCATCACGAACTCAGGAGTCAGGAACTCATCAATGAACGTCACATCGTTGTAGAGGCGACGTATCTCGAACAGTTTCTGCCGCCCCAAACCGAGTTGCTTATCCCAGTTCAGTTTCTCAGCCAGGTCTTCACACTCCTCATACTCCTTCCCGAAGCGTCCGGTATTCCAGCGATGCTCGATATCGCGCAGCAATTCAAGACCGAGCTTATATGGATTGAGACGACCGGGGTGCACCGCCACCACGCCGGAATGATGGTCGGCAAAATCGATCAGTTCATCATCGCGCAGCGCCCGGCGCGTCATAATCTCCGAGTGCCAGTAACTGGCCCAACCCTCGTTGAGTATCTTCGTCATCCCCTGGGGGGCGAAGTAATATGCTTCATCGCGCACAATTTCGAGGATGGAATGCTGCCAGCGTTCCAGCGGCGCATAATTCATAAGGAAGAGGAGCACGTCCTTCTGCGGATGTTCCGGGAACTTCTTATGGCGGGCGCGCTCCGCTTCGAGACGTTTCCGCTGCTGTTCGAGGAACTCCGGCGGGTTGATATAATCGCGCATGTAACTACGCTCAACCGGCAACCCCTCCACCACCGGCGGCTCATCTTCCGCCAGCACCGACTGATGGGTCTGCGCTTCGGGGCGTTTGATATACGGCGCGTGATAGTCGATCAGATTTTCGAGCGAGAGACAGATATCGATAAACTCTTCGACCGTCTCATAGCCGTAGCGATCGATCATGCGCTGCACGCGGGCGGCGTGGTTCGCCATTTCGTCAAGCATCTTGCGATTCGTATGCGCGAACCACATATTGTTCTTGAAGAAATCGACATGCGCCGCAACATGCGCCATGACCATCTTCTGCGTCACCATCTCGTTGCCTTCGAGCAGGTACGCATACGACGGATTGGTATTGATCACCATCTCATAGATCGTCGAGCCAAGCCAGACGTGGCCCTTTATGAGCTGGTCATACTCCATCCCGAAGCGCCAGTGGGGATAGCGGATGGGAAACCCTCCCAACGCCGCCGTCTCGTAGAGCGTGCGGTAGTCGAGCACCTCATAAATGATGGGGAAGAAATCAAGCCCATACTCTTTCGCATAGGCTTCGATCTCCTCCCACGCTGCCTGCAACTCTGGTGGAAGACGAGTACTCTTCATAGATGTTTTGTGTGTCCTGATCTGCACTACCTTCCCTTGCCGAGAAAGTCCTTGATCGCGTCGTAGATATCGTCGCGATCGGCGATCTCCGAGATCACCAGCCCATCGTGCTTGCCCAGGTGCTCCTCCAGGTCATGGGCGAAGCGACCGGATCCATACAGCGAACGCACCTGACCATAGCAGAACTGGTTGACTTTGGGAAGGAGTTGGGTGCGCAGCAATTCAATACATTCGCGGGTATCGCCCCCGCCCCAGTTGTCGCCGTCGGAGAAGTGGAAGGGATAGATGTTCCACTCATCGGCGGGATAGCGCTCATCGATCAGTTTGTTGCACAGTTTGTACGCCGAACTGATCTTCGTGCCGCCCCCCTCACGAATATGGTAGAACGTCTCCTGATCGACCTCCTTCGCCGCAGCGTCGTGCACGATGTAGCGAATATCGATCGCTTTGTACTGCGAGCGCAGCCAGGTTTCGATCCAGAATGCCGTGATGCGCACCAGTTCCTTCTGCTCGGCGCCCATCGAGCCGCTGACGTCCATCATATAGATGATGACGGCATTCGACTCGGGTTGGAGCGTTTCCTTCCAGGAACGGAAGCGCATATCCTGTCGGATCGGCACCACAATCGGATCGGCGATGTTGTATTCGCCCGACGAAATCTGACGTTTGAGCGCCTCGCGGTACGTGCGCTTGAAATGCCGCAGCGAGTCCGGTCCGACGCGACGAATGCCGGAGTAGCGGTCTTTCTGCGAAATGATGTTCTTTTTGCCTTTCGGCTGAATGTTGGGTAATTGCAGTTCCTCGCCGAGGATCTGCGCCAATTCCTCCAGGGTGACATCAACCTCGATGATATGCTGCCCTGGTTCGGATCCGGCCTCACCCTGACCCGACTGCCCATCGCCCTGCGCGATCGGGTCGCCGACATTCCCATCGCCCTGACCGACGCCACCGCCCTGGCGCGTGCCGTAGCGAAACTGCGGCAGATCGATCTGCGGCAGCGGGATCGAGACATACTTACGCCCCTGGCGACCGATCATTTCGCCCTGCGACATGTATTTTCGCAGGTCTTTTTTGATCTTGCCGCGCACAATCTGGCGAAAGCGGTTCAGATCGCGCTCAACGCGGTGTATCGACATAGCATGCACCTTTTTGGAGAGACTGGATCAGGAAGGAACTGCTCCAGGCAGCCCCCCTGATCCCCAGGACAACCGCTGACGCCCTGCCAGACGCCATCACGACCGTTTTCCGGCGCCCGTCCTGGCTTCGTTCAACGTTTCACATCGCCACGTGCGAAGATGCTCGCTACATAGTTGAGCACATCGGTCGCACTCTGCTCATTGTAGCCGAAATCGCGGATCAGGCGCGCCTTGACGACATCGATCTTTTCCT
Encoded here:
- a CDS encoding SpoVR family protein; the protein is MKSTRLPPELQAAWEEIEAYAKEYGLDFFPIIYEVLDYRTLYETAALGGFPIRYPHWRFGMEYDQLIKGHVWLGSTIYEMVINTNPSYAYLLEGNEMVTQKMVMAHVAAHVDFFKNNMWFAHTNRKMLDEMANHAARVQRMIDRYGYETVEEFIDICLSLENLIDYHAPYIKRPEAQTHQSVLAEDEPPVVEGLPVERSYMRDYINPPEFLEQQRKRLEAERARHKKFPEHPQKDVLLFLMNYAPLERWQHSILEIVRDEAYYFAPQGMTKILNEGWASYWHSEIMTRRALRDDELIDFADHHSGVVAVHPGRLNPYKLGLELLRDIEHRWNTGRFGKEYEECEDLAEKLNWDKQLGLGRQKLFEIRRLYNDVTFIDEFLTPEFVMQQKLFTFRYNRDTDMYEIASREFKEIKEKLLFRLTNFGQPFIYVEDGNYNNRGELYLRHRYEGVELKMDYARDTMRNIQRIWTRPVHLETVVDEKRRLITFDGRDFSERKMD
- a CDS encoding DUF444 family protein, whose translation is MSIHRVERDLNRFRQIVRGKIKKDLRKYMSQGEMIGRQGRKYVSIPLPQIDLPQFRYGTRQGGGVGQGDGNVGDPIAQGDGQSGQGEAGSEPGQHIIEVDVTLEELAQILGEELQLPNIQPKGKKNIISQKDRYSGIRRVGPDSLRHFKRTYREALKRQISSGEYNIADPIVVPIRQDMRFRSWKETLQPESNAVIIYMMDVSGSMGAEQKELVRITAFWIETWLRSQYKAIDIRYIVHDAAAKEVDQETFYHIREGGGTKISSAYKLCNKLIDERYPADEWNIYPFHFSDGDNWGGGDTRECIELLRTQLLPKVNQFCYGQVRSLYGSGRFAHDLEEHLGKHDGLVISEIADRDDIYDAIKDFLGKGR